From one Dehalogenimonas sp. THU2 genomic stretch:
- a CDS encoding DUF2089 domain-containing protein yields MIRDWAELTRLTGGAEIVVERVKLVESGIAIEGEFALPPLAQLEADDQVFIMAFIGAHGSIKDMEKYFGISYPTVKNRLDKLAGKLKMVEFEAPPAIKVSREDVLSLLERGEITADEAIRRLS; encoded by the coding sequence ATGATTAGAGATTGGGCGGAACTCACACGGCTCACTGGCGGTGCTGAGATCGTCGTCGAAAGAGTGAAGCTGGTAGAAAGCGGTATTGCTATCGAGGGGGAATTCGCCCTGCCGCCGCTGGCGCAACTCGAGGCTGATGATCAGGTCTTCATCATGGCCTTCATTGGAGCCCACGGATCCATCAAAGATATGGAAAAATACTTCGGCATCAGTTATCCCACCGTCAAAAACCGGCTGGACAAGCTGGCGGGCAAACTTAAAATGGTGGAATTCGAGGCGCCGCCGGCGATCAAAGTGTCGCGGGAGGATGTATTGAGTTTACTTGAACGGGGCGAGATAACCGCCGATGAGGCGATCCGGAGGCTGTCATGA